From Actinopolymorpha cephalotaxi, one genomic window encodes:
- a CDS encoding MBL fold metallo-hydrolase, producing MTQTTSARTSNTKLSVLPLETPTLGDRSYVVHDGQVAFVVDPQRDIDRVLELLEHHRVRLTHVFETHIHNDYVTGGLALARRTGATYMVNGDDDVSFDRTPVRDGQIVQVGDRMRVTAVATPGHTYTHLSYVLHDQQVGEQVAVFSGGSLLYGATGRPDLLGADHTHQLVRLQHASAHELATKLPESAELYPTHGFGSFCSATQSDATASTIGQEKISNPVLTQDEETYVRELLAGLGAYPAYYAHMAPANAAGPSEPDLSPPTPADPDEVRRRIEAGEWVVDLRNRTLFAAGHVPGSLNFGVDGGFATYLGWLIEWGTPLTLLGETADDVATAQRELVRIGIDRPAAAATGRPEDWTSHDLASFPTATFADLAQVRHHRPVTVLDVRRADEYAAARIEGAINIPIHELPRRLADVPAGEVWVHCAGGYRASVAASLLDAAGHPLVAIDDSFDNARKVGLHLVGPDS from the coding sequence ATGACCCAGACCACCAGCGCCCGTACAAGCAACACCAAGCTGAGCGTGCTCCCCCTCGAGACCCCCACTTTGGGAGACCGCAGCTACGTCGTTCACGACGGCCAAGTCGCGTTCGTGGTGGATCCCCAGCGCGACATCGATCGGGTCCTCGAACTACTCGAACACCACCGGGTTCGGTTGACCCACGTGTTCGAGACCCACATCCACAACGACTACGTCACCGGCGGTCTCGCCCTTGCGCGCAGGACCGGCGCCACCTACATGGTCAACGGTGACGACGACGTGTCGTTCGACCGAACCCCTGTTCGCGACGGGCAGATCGTGCAGGTCGGCGACCGGATGCGCGTCACTGCGGTGGCCACGCCCGGCCACACCTACACCCACCTGTCATACGTGCTTCACGACCAGCAGGTCGGCGAGCAGGTCGCGGTCTTCTCCGGCGGTTCACTCCTGTACGGCGCGACCGGCCGACCCGACCTCCTGGGAGCAGACCACACCCACCAGCTGGTCCGCCTCCAACACGCGTCGGCGCACGAACTCGCCACGAAATTGCCGGAATCCGCCGAGCTGTACCCGACGCACGGATTCGGTTCCTTCTGCTCGGCCACCCAGTCCGACGCGACGGCATCAACCATCGGGCAGGAGAAGATCAGCAATCCGGTCCTGACCCAGGACGAGGAGACCTACGTCCGCGAACTGCTGGCGGGCCTTGGCGCATACCCGGCCTACTACGCCCACATGGCACCTGCGAACGCGGCCGGCCCGTCCGAGCCGGACCTGTCCCCGCCCACTCCGGCGGATCCGGACGAGGTACGACGCAGGATCGAGGCCGGAGAGTGGGTTGTCGACCTGCGCAACCGGACCCTGTTCGCAGCCGGCCACGTACCCGGCAGCCTCAACTTCGGCGTCGACGGAGGCTTCGCCACCTACCTCGGATGGCTCATCGAGTGGGGCACACCTCTCACCCTCCTCGGCGAGACCGCCGACGACGTGGCGACCGCGCAACGCGAACTCGTCCGCATCGGCATAGATCGTCCAGCGGCTGCCGCGACCGGCCGGCCCGAGGACTGGACCAGCCACGACCTCGCGAGCTTTCCCACCGCCACCTTCGCCGACCTGGCCCAGGTGCGCCATCACCGGCCGGTGACGGTGCTGGACGTCCGCCGGGCCGACGAGTACGCCGCCGCGCGCATCGAGGGCGCGATCAACATCCCCATCCACGAACTCCCCCGCCGACTGGCCGACGTGCCCGCGGGCGAGGTGTGGGTGCACTGCGCCGGCGGCTACCGAGCCTCGGTTGCCGCGTCCCTGCTCGACGCGGCCGGTCATCCGCTGGTCGCCATCGACGACAGCTTCGACAACGCCCGCAAGGTCGGGTTGCACCTCGTCGGCCCCGACAGCTGA
- a CDS encoding MFS transporter, whose translation MNATPDNGISKPATGDASGRVELGLRQNLPQFALLVAVNALVGGMLGQERTVVPLLGKEVFGLPGYTAGLTFILVFGLAKAATNYFAGTWMDRWGRKPVLVAGWIVAIPVPLLLIWAPSWGWVIAANLLLGISQGMTWSTTVVMKIDLVGPARRGLAMGLNEAAGYAAVAATALATGYIAQAYGLRPEPFFLGIAFAALGLGLSTLVVKETREHARLEAAHHVARADGRHDHLHSELTNREVFSQTSFREPALSSASQAGLVNNLNDGLAWGLFPIIFAAAGLSVAKIGILAALYPAVWGLGQLVTGALSDRLGRKWMIVAGMLLQAVALAVIAAVTGFWLWAIAAVLLGAGTAMVYPTLLASIGDVAHPAWRARAVGVYRLWRDGGFAVGALLAGVVADTLGVRTAVWVVSGLTALSGLVVAIRMYETHHRPTDIAPEGAVHE comes from the coding sequence GTGAACGCCACACCTGACAACGGGATCTCCAAGCCGGCAACGGGCGACGCGTCCGGACGTGTCGAGCTGGGGCTGCGCCAGAACCTGCCCCAGTTCGCGCTCCTGGTCGCGGTCAACGCCCTGGTCGGCGGGATGCTCGGACAGGAACGCACGGTGGTACCGCTGCTGGGCAAGGAGGTCTTCGGCCTGCCCGGCTACACCGCCGGCCTCACCTTCATCCTCGTCTTCGGCCTGGCCAAGGCAGCCACCAACTACTTCGCCGGCACCTGGATGGACAGGTGGGGACGCAAACCCGTCCTCGTGGCGGGCTGGATCGTCGCGATCCCGGTACCACTGCTGCTGATCTGGGCGCCGTCATGGGGCTGGGTGATCGCGGCCAACCTGCTGCTGGGGATCAGCCAGGGCATGACCTGGTCCACCACGGTGGTGATGAAGATCGACCTCGTCGGCCCAGCGCGTAGGGGTTTGGCGATGGGGTTGAACGAGGCTGCCGGATACGCGGCGGTCGCGGCCACCGCCCTGGCCACCGGCTACATCGCCCAGGCCTACGGGCTGCGCCCGGAGCCGTTCTTCCTCGGAATCGCGTTCGCCGCCCTCGGCCTCGGCCTCTCGACGCTGGTGGTCAAGGAGACCCGCGAGCACGCCCGGCTGGAGGCCGCCCACCACGTGGCCCGCGCCGACGGCCGGCACGACCACCTGCACAGCGAGCTGACCAACCGGGAGGTGTTCAGCCAGACCAGCTTCCGCGAACCCGCGCTCTCCTCGGCGAGCCAGGCCGGCCTGGTGAACAACCTCAACGACGGCCTCGCCTGGGGACTGTTTCCGATCATCTTCGCCGCAGCCGGTCTGTCCGTCGCCAAGATCGGGATCCTCGCCGCGCTCTACCCCGCAGTGTGGGGGCTCGGGCAGCTGGTCACCGGCGCCCTCTCCGACCGGCTCGGCCGCAAGTGGATGATCGTGGCGGGCATGCTGCTGCAGGCGGTCGCGCTCGCAGTCATCGCCGCCGTCACCGGGTTCTGGCTGTGGGCGATCGCCGCCGTCCTGCTCGGCGCCGGCACCGCCATGGTCTACCCCACGCTGCTGGCTTCCATCGGCGACGTCGCCCACCCCGCCTGGCGCGCCCGAGCCGTCGGCGTCTACCGGCTCTGGCGCGACGGCGGATTCGCCGTCGGCGCATTGTTGGCAGGTGTGGTCGCCGACACCCTCGGCGTACGCACCGCCGTCTGGGTCGTCTCCGGCCTCACCGCCCTGTCCGGGCTGGTCGTCGCGATCCGCATGTACGAGACGCACCACCGGCCCACAGACATCGCGCCGGAAGGAGCGGTGCATGAGTGA
- a CDS encoding MASE1 domain-containing protein, producing the protein MLHGSITRNRVVAGLQILAIAAIYSAATHVVPSQVVGGWRVSMLWAPTGVGLAALLALGPRVWPGIVIGSFVINTSLGRPPTASVTLAAATALGLLCAYMLLHRVGFRVEMDQPRDVLALVFLGAFVGATIIASTSVATFVLSGLETTHNFGTTWFLWWLSYMMGVLVVTPSLLVIVRARRPHSVDRRRIIEGAALTVVIIVVMLVVIHSSTDLLFLAIPCVVWAAVRFRVAGAALSVMVVSAMTIFAALQRLGPFAHEPLAANVVTVETLIGTTALTAFILAATTMQRDAAHEQIRYAAGVLYEAVRTIDQRLRPRTDPATSRGGRTHARADDGS; encoded by the coding sequence GTGCTTCACGGGTCAATAACGAGAAACCGTGTGGTCGCCGGTCTTCAGATCCTGGCAATCGCAGCAATCTACTCTGCCGCCACGCACGTCGTGCCTTCCCAGGTGGTGGGTGGCTGGCGGGTCAGTATGTTGTGGGCTCCGACTGGTGTGGGGCTGGCTGCTCTGCTTGCCTTGGGCCCGCGGGTCTGGCCTGGGATCGTGATCGGCTCCTTCGTCATCAACACGTCCCTCGGGCGTCCACCAACCGCGTCGGTGACTCTTGCGGCAGCGACAGCCCTCGGACTGCTGTGTGCTTACATGCTGCTCCACAGGGTCGGATTCCGGGTGGAAATGGACCAGCCGAGGGATGTACTGGCGTTGGTGTTTCTGGGAGCCTTTGTCGGGGCCACGATCATTGCGTCCACGAGCGTTGCCACCTTCGTCTTGTCCGGTCTGGAGACGACGCACAACTTCGGTACGACGTGGTTCCTGTGGTGGTTGAGTTACATGATGGGGGTGCTCGTCGTCACCCCGTCCTTGCTCGTCATTGTTCGGGCCCGGCGGCCGCACAGCGTAGACCGACGCCGAATAATTGAGGGCGCCGCCCTCACGGTCGTCATTATTGTGGTCATGCTCGTGGTGATCCACAGCTCGACAGACTTGTTATTCCTCGCCATCCCCTGCGTTGTCTGGGCCGCGGTGCGCTTCCGAGTGGCGGGTGCGGCCCTGTCGGTCATGGTCGTCTCAGCCATGACGATTTTCGCCGCGCTGCAAAGACTTGGCCCGTTCGCGCACGAACCCCTGGCCGCAAACGTGGTAACCGTCGAGACCCTCATTGGGACTACGGCTCTGACCGCTTTCATCCTCGCCGCGACCACTATGCAACGCGACGCTGCACACGAACAGATCCGGTACGCCGCCGGAGTTCTCTACGAGGCCGTGAGAACGATCGACCAAAGGTTGCGGCCCCGGACAGATCCAGCCACTTCGCGGGGCGGGAGGACGCACGCCAGGGCCGATGACGGTTCGTAG
- a CDS encoding DUF6221 family protein codes for MSVDRFLLARIEEDKHLARKAYHLTMSQPELERILKTCAARRSIVLLYHEAIDEQSPFAHAYLIAVKTLTAIYNEHPDYKPDWAPPTPKRR; via the coding sequence ATGAGTGTGGACCGCTTCCTGCTCGCTCGCATCGAAGAGGACAAGCACCTGGCCAGGAAGGCCTACCACCTCACGATGAGTCAGCCGGAACTTGAACGCATCCTCAAAACGTGCGCGGCAAGGCGATCCATCGTCCTCCTGTACCACGAAGCGATAGACGAGCAGAGTCCATTCGCACACGCATACCTCATCGCAGTCAAAACCCTCACAGCGATCTACAACGAACATCCGGACTACAAACCTGATTGGGCGCCACCCACACCCAAAAGAAGATAA
- a CDS encoding endonuclease/exonuclease/phosphatase family protein produces the protein MNNPLVSRRSVLVGAGLAAVTGVCAAPAATAATFTTPADSNVTSAGSTVQLRVATYNIHAGLGQDNVFDLDRTAATIRALDADLIGLQEVDVHWGARSATGGRGQVV, from the coding sequence ATGAACAATCCCCTCGTATCCCGACGCAGCGTCCTCGTCGGCGCCGGCCTGGCGGCCGTGACGGGAGTATGTGCCGCACCCGCCGCCACGGCGGCCACCTTCACGACCCCGGCCGACTCCAACGTCACCTCCGCCGGAAGCACCGTCCAGCTGCGGGTGGCGACGTACAACATTCATGCCGGGCTTGGCCAGGACAACGTTTTCGACCTCGACCGCACCGCGGCCACGATCCGGGCGCTCGACGCCGACCTGATCGGCCTGCAGGAGGTCGACGTCCACTGGGGTGCACGCTCCGCCACAGGCGGTCGAGGACAAGTCGTGTAA
- a CDS encoding CehA/McbA family metallohydrolase domain-containing protein — MGSATTPAAFADDAATGAASGRPVSMVLHTHSCFSEGGSWAAGGGGGGMMAQLEQAVRNDIDVVWWTDHDWRMEAYGYYDGIAFDGTDEGGGLQWFVQNDGALADADHAFVDDPHSPDEPGKALRVSASGPEAEWGASFLWAKAGNSFYSTDLSDTTLTIDVLGERVGPDAELVVQLETSYRPATAGRPAGVYVLEYRLAATAGRRLADPLTGVVAVASDGVWQRLAIHPVDDVRAFWPDLVAEDSGLARVRFGVRARNGATASGVFDRLRFDRTRDPLRWPVRTRRDLMRQLRSRCPGVTQLLSAEVSMVRHMNVFMEDFELYPYPPRGKAPVLDNSVEAAEAMVRWYHERGALVQYNHPPINPGELVTGRALGADLIEIANADGDFTVIRDRIDQYDVAARNAIFLTATSQVDDHGGRDWQGKPHLYTTAVWAESRQARDLLTALAAGQAWWYHQRLWPTGQLDLAVGGRRAMGRVVRTSATRLPVDIVANNLPEDSTVQVVVGECDRTGQTTPAVTRHTYPVSSFASGRLRFQLERENGRYLRVEVRDAGDVLLGFGNPVWLLSPRGDVEVPRARRLSYTGR, encoded by the coding sequence GTGGGCTCGGCGACAACCCCGGCGGCGTTCGCCGACGATGCGGCGACAGGGGCAGCGAGCGGCCGTCCGGTGAGCATGGTGCTGCACACGCACTCCTGTTTCAGCGAGGGTGGTAGCTGGGCCGCCGGTGGCGGTGGCGGTGGCATGATGGCCCAGCTCGAGCAGGCCGTACGCAACGACATCGATGTGGTCTGGTGGACCGACCACGACTGGCGGATGGAGGCGTACGGCTATTACGACGGGATCGCGTTCGACGGCACCGACGAAGGTGGCGGCCTGCAGTGGTTCGTGCAGAACGACGGCGCACTTGCCGATGCCGATCATGCCTTCGTGGACGACCCGCACAGCCCGGACGAGCCCGGCAAGGCGTTGCGGGTCAGTGCGTCCGGACCGGAGGCCGAGTGGGGGGCCTCGTTCCTGTGGGCGAAGGCCGGCAACAGTTTCTACTCGACCGACCTGTCCGACACCACGTTGACGATCGACGTACTCGGCGAACGGGTCGGGCCCGACGCCGAACTCGTCGTGCAGTTGGAGACGTCCTACCGTCCCGCGACGGCCGGTCGGCCCGCGGGTGTCTATGTGCTGGAGTACCGGCTCGCGGCCACGGCCGGACGCCGCCTGGCCGACCCACTGACCGGCGTCGTGGCGGTCGCGTCCGACGGTGTCTGGCAGCGGCTGGCCATCCACCCCGTCGACGACGTCCGGGCGTTCTGGCCGGACCTGGTGGCCGAGGACTCCGGGCTCGCCCGGGTTCGGTTCGGTGTACGGGCGCGCAACGGCGCCACCGCGTCCGGGGTGTTCGACCGTTTGCGCTTCGACCGTACGCGCGACCCGCTCCGCTGGCCGGTGCGCACCCGGCGCGACCTGATGCGGCAACTGCGCAGCAGGTGCCCGGGCGTGACTCAGCTTCTGTCCGCGGAGGTGTCGATGGTGCGTCACATGAACGTGTTCATGGAGGACTTCGAGCTCTACCCGTACCCACCGAGGGGCAAGGCGCCTGTCCTCGACAACTCGGTCGAGGCAGCCGAGGCGATGGTGCGCTGGTACCACGAGCGTGGAGCGCTCGTGCAGTACAACCACCCGCCCATCAACCCCGGCGAGCTCGTCACCGGCCGCGCCCTGGGAGCCGACCTGATCGAAATTGCCAACGCCGACGGCGATTTCACGGTGATCCGTGACCGGATCGACCAATACGACGTCGCGGCCCGGAACGCGATCTTCCTGACGGCAACCAGTCAGGTCGACGACCACGGCGGCCGTGACTGGCAGGGAAAGCCGCATCTTTACACCACCGCGGTGTGGGCGGAATCGCGTCAGGCACGGGACCTCCTCACCGCGCTGGCCGCCGGGCAGGCGTGGTGGTACCACCAACGGCTGTGGCCGACCGGGCAGCTCGACCTCGCGGTGGGCGGTCGGCGGGCGATGGGCCGGGTCGTACGGACCTCAGCGACTCGCCTGCCTGTCGACATCGTGGCGAACAATTTGCCGGAGGACTCGACAGTGCAGGTCGTGGTGGGGGAGTGCGATCGCACCGGCCAGACGACGCCCGCGGTCACCCGGCACACCTACCCTGTCTCGTCGTTCGCCTCAGGCCGGCTGAGGTTCCAGCTGGAGCGGGAGAACGGGCGCTACCTACGCGTAGAAGTCCGCGACGCAGGGGACGTGCTTCTGGGCTTCGGCAATCCGGTCTGGCTTCTCTCGCCACGCGGCGACGTAGAAGTGCCGCGTGCCCGCCGACTCTCCTACACGGGCCGCTGA
- a CDS encoding IS110 family RNA-guided transposase, protein MRSFSVGSRQSVSHCCRHEKELEVPLRLGIDVACRAAHQVSLADEQGRLIWSGRRFRTTPPDLDQLWSSLPDDADPGEVLVVMEPTRNAWVPLAAWFRRKGARVVLVPPERSADLRNYYAKHTKSDRLDSQLLARLPMLHPDGLHLEQGLGPGDALKRAAKLHSTLVHRRTQSLARLDTLLELLGPAWHSAIGADLGNRTVLKFLAAGYADPHVVKRLGRVRLARFCHRHSRGAWGEPHADALLAAARETLELWSDGELDYPDLAEDIAIEARLALQLSEELKDLDERATLVLKAADPNGILTSAPGVATITAAAILGRLGDPNRFDSLAGARAFTGLVPILDSSGLTGRHGGPTKRGDAVLRQALFMAASQARRIDPTLAAKYHRLMVNAGKHHNSALCHIATTLLTRIIACWRAGQPYQLRDVDGSAVTIDQARTIIAERYAIPKDLRARRRTTTNAGTDRRSKESPRAPSTGPSTTHATTPGAA, encoded by the coding sequence GTGCGGTCGTTCTCGGTCGGCAGCAGGCAGTCGGTGTCGCACTGCTGTCGTCATGAGAAGGAGCTGGAAGTGCCGCTTCGCCTAGGCATCGACGTCGCGTGTCGGGCTGCGCATCAGGTCAGCCTTGCCGATGAGCAAGGCCGATTGATCTGGTCAGGCCGACGTTTCCGCACCACCCCACCCGACCTGGACCAGCTGTGGTCGAGCCTGCCCGACGACGCCGACCCGGGCGAGGTGCTGGTGGTGATGGAGCCCACCCGTAACGCCTGGGTCCCGCTGGCCGCCTGGTTCCGGCGCAAAGGCGCCCGGGTCGTGCTCGTGCCGCCGGAGCGGTCGGCGGACCTGCGCAACTACTACGCCAAACACACCAAGAGCGATCGGCTGGACTCCCAGCTGCTGGCCAGACTACCGATGCTGCACCCGGACGGGCTGCACCTCGAACAGGGCCTCGGACCCGGCGATGCGCTCAAGCGTGCAGCGAAGCTGCACTCCACACTGGTCCATCGCCGCACCCAGAGCCTGGCCCGGTTGGACACGCTACTGGAGCTGCTCGGCCCGGCATGGCACTCCGCGATCGGCGCCGACCTGGGCAACCGCACCGTGTTGAAGTTCCTCGCCGCCGGATACGCCGACCCCCACGTCGTCAAGCGTCTCGGCCGCGTCCGGCTGGCTCGGTTCTGTCACCGGCACTCCCGCGGCGCCTGGGGTGAACCACACGCCGACGCACTGCTGGCCGCCGCCAGGGAAACCCTCGAGCTGTGGTCCGACGGTGAACTGGACTACCCCGACCTGGCCGAGGACATCGCGATCGAAGCCCGCCTCGCACTGCAGCTGAGCGAGGAGCTCAAGGACCTCGACGAGCGGGCCACGCTGGTGCTCAAGGCCGCCGACCCGAACGGCATCCTGACCTCCGCCCCGGGCGTTGCCACCATCACCGCAGCCGCGATCCTCGGCCGCCTCGGCGACCCGAACCGCTTCGACTCACTCGCGGGCGCCCGTGCGTTCACCGGCTTGGTGCCGATCCTCGACTCCTCCGGACTCACCGGACGCCACGGCGGCCCCACCAAGCGCGGCGACGCCGTTCTGCGCCAAGCCCTCTTCATGGCCGCCAGCCAAGCCCGCCGGATCGACCCCACCCTGGCCGCGAAATACCACCGGCTCATGGTCAACGCCGGCAAGCACCACAACTCTGCGCTCTGCCACATCGCCACGACCCTGCTCACCCGGATCATCGCCTGCTGGCGCGCCGGGCAGCCCTACCAACTGCGCGACGTCGACGGCAGCGCAGTCACTATCGACCAAGCCCGAACGATCATCGCCGAGCGTTACGCGATCCCCAAGGACCTGCGGGCCAGGCGCCGAACCACCACGAACGCAGGAACGGACCGGCGAAGTAAGGAGTCGCCACGCGCTCCGTCAACCGGCCCGTCCACCACCCACGCTACGACACCCGGAGCAGCCTGA
- a CDS encoding IS3 family transposase, translated as MRQAARQETGGPADARSRPGRADTERWKKTTIPDPDAAARADLIRRDFTVDAGALNARWCGDITYVRTWEGWLYLATVIDISSRKVVGHAIADHLRTSLVADALTNAIAARDPEAGVIFHSDRGCQYTSTTFADLAVDYDVRLSVGRTGQCWDNALAESFFASLKGECLDTQPWPTRAHARHAIVDYIAWYNGTRLHSALGYQTPTEYEHANAEQLTTQIA; from the coding sequence GTGCGGCAGGCGGCACGGCAGGAAACGGGTGGCCCGGCTGATGCGCGAAGCCGCCCTGGCCGGGCGGACACCGAACGGTGGAAGAAGACCACCATCCCCGATCCGGACGCGGCCGCCCGGGCGGACCTGATCCGCCGGGACTTCACCGTCGACGCCGGCGCACTCAACGCCCGCTGGTGCGGCGACATCACCTACGTGCGCACCTGGGAAGGCTGGCTGTACCTGGCCACCGTCATCGACATCTCCTCCCGCAAGGTCGTCGGCCACGCCATCGCCGACCACCTGCGCACCAGCCTGGTCGCTGACGCACTGACCAACGCGATCGCGGCCCGTGATCCTGAAGCTGGGGTGATCTTTCACTCCGACAGAGGCTGTCAGTACACCTCGACTACCTTCGCTGACCTGGCCGTCGACTACGACGTCCGGCTGTCGGTGGGCCGGACCGGGCAGTGCTGGGACAACGCCCTGGCCGAGTCGTTCTTCGCCTCACTCAAGGGCGAATGCCTCGACACCCAGCCCTGGCCGACCCGAGCCCACGCCCGCCACGCCATCGTCGACTACATCGCCTGGTACAACGGCACCAGACTCCACTCCGCACTGGGCTACCAGACACCCACCGAGTACGAACACGCCAACGCCGAGCAGCTCACCACGCAGATAGCCTGA
- a CDS encoding transposase → MGKKQPRPRRSFTPEFKAEIVELCRRGDRTAGQVAKDFDLTETAVREWVKQAERDAGERVDGGLTSVEREELAQLRRDNRRLKEDVEILKRATAFFAKETR, encoded by the coding sequence ATGGGCAAGAAGCAGCCGCGCCCGCGCCGCTCGTTCACGCCGGAGTTCAAGGCCGAGATCGTTGAGTTGTGCCGGCGTGGTGACCGGACGGCGGGTCAGGTCGCGAAGGATTTCGATCTGACCGAGACCGCGGTGCGGGAGTGGGTCAAGCAGGCCGAACGTGACGCCGGGGAGCGGGTCGATGGCGGGCTGACCAGCGTGGAGCGGGAGGAGCTGGCGCAGCTGCGCAGGGACAACCGGCGGTTGAAGGAGGATGTGGAGATCCTCAAGCGGGCAACGGCTTTCTTCGCGAAGGAGACCCGGTGA